A window from Bremerella sp. JC817 encodes these proteins:
- a CDS encoding PAS domain-containing sensor histidine kinase yields MPVNRSGASSVFAWLCPIVLVIALAATGVMLVLYGTSTPYAAYISMAGMAVALVLGGLYQASNVQVSRSLLTQLAKLSSLQNEHIEPEQFEQQLRQSKLPPQARRMILEIYQTLESDQDSIGALQQKSARSEVRAHLAESRVSEINCVIEGLTEPVIMVDQYGELALMNPAAVTLMGMQNVAIGTRIDDALSCDSIVQLLNETRRRKLKSSRVAEIELADPAGEKHWYRVTVTTVADNDSESGGESNFGAVAVMRDISGYKAIQRRNAEFVSAVSHEMKTPLAGIKAYTELLADGEAEDEETRDEFLGVISGQADRLQRLIDNLLNLARIEAGVVSVSKKPRSLNDLLDEAAAIVQPTAEQKNITLNVELSPMYLGVLADRDMILQAAINLLSNAIKYTPDGGKVTLRSRLSDREVHFEVEDTGVGLSPEDCEMVFEKFYRVKKDQKMASGTGLGLPLAKHIVEDVHGGTLTVKSELNKGSTFMIALPTVQVIEHAS; encoded by the coding sequence ATGCCCGTTAACCGATCCGGAGCCTCATCCGTATTTGCCTGGCTATGCCCGATTGTGCTTGTCATAGCTCTGGCTGCCACCGGCGTCATGCTGGTGCTTTACGGCACCAGCACACCGTATGCCGCGTACATCTCGATGGCCGGCATGGCCGTGGCGTTGGTCCTGGGGGGGCTGTATCAAGCCTCCAACGTGCAGGTCTCGCGCAGTCTTCTGACACAATTAGCGAAACTCTCTTCGCTGCAAAACGAACACATCGAGCCCGAGCAGTTCGAACAGCAGCTTCGTCAAAGCAAGCTTCCGCCTCAAGCTCGGCGGATGATCCTCGAGATCTATCAGACCCTGGAAAGCGATCAGGATTCGATCGGTGCCCTACAGCAGAAGTCAGCCCGTAGCGAAGTTCGTGCCCACCTGGCCGAGTCGCGTGTTTCGGAGATCAACTGCGTCATCGAAGGCCTGACCGAGCCGGTCATTATGGTCGACCAATATGGCGAGCTGGCCCTGATGAACCCTGCCGCGGTCACCTTGATGGGTATGCAAAATGTTGCCATCGGTACCCGTATCGACGACGCCTTGTCGTGCGATTCAATCGTTCAACTGCTCAACGAAACCCGTCGCCGCAAGCTGAAATCGAGCCGCGTCGCCGAGATCGAACTGGCGGATCCTGCCGGCGAAAAGCATTGGTACCGCGTTACCGTCACTACGGTCGCCGACAACGATAGCGAGTCCGGCGGTGAGTCGAACTTCGGTGCCGTCGCCGTCATGCGCGACATCAGTGGATATAAAGCAATCCAGCGCCGCAATGCGGAATTCGTTTCGGCAGTTAGCCACGAAATGAAAACACCTCTGGCCGGCATCAAGGCTTACACCGAACTGCTCGCCGATGGCGAAGCGGAAGATGAAGAAACCCGTGATGAGTTCCTGGGAGTCATCAGCGGCCAGGCCGATCGCCTCCAACGCTTGATCGACAACCTGTTGAACTTGGCACGAATCGAAGCCGGCGTGGTGAGTGTCAGTAAGAAGCCACGTTCGTTGAACGACCTGTTGGACGAAGCCGCCGCGATTGTGCAGCCGACCGCCGAACAGAAGAACATCACGCTGAACGTCGAGCTCAGCCCGATGTACCTCGGCGTGCTGGCCGACCGTGACATGATCCTGCAGGCCGCGATCAACCTGCTTTCCAATGCCATCAAATACACACCCGATGGCGGCAAGGTCACGTTGCGAAGCCGCCTGTCCGACCGGGAAGTTCACTTCGAGGTGGAAGACACCGGCGTCGGTCTGAGCCCAGAAGACTGCGAAATGGTCTTCGAGAAGTTCTACCGCGTGAAGAAAGACCAGAAGATGGCCTCCGGGACTGGCCTGGGACTGCCGCTGGCGAAACATATCGTTGAAGACGTGCATGGCGGCACGTTGACGGTGAAAAGTGAATTGAACAAAGGCAGCACCTTTATGATCGCGTTGCCGACCGTTCAAGTGATCGAGCATGCAAGTTAG
- a CDS encoding type II secretion system F family protein, whose translation MQTFAYQAKDKLGNLHDSSIDADSIDEARAVLASDGLQVISLEEEGGGLSLSLGGNRISRNDIIYMTSQLSVMIETGINLSTALSGIASQEKNEALKKLILDVKKEVEGGEDFSTVLARYPKYFDQTYVALIRASEQTGMMGEMLEKIALYLRKEAETRGKIRAALAYPCVMIVLACSVTVFLLTFVLPKFEPLFNRKGVKLPGPTIFMMAASDFLLNYWMYWLPTLIALVVAFLFFRRSETGRKFIDGVKLNIPIIGPMIRKVTIARSLNTLGTLVRSDVPMLQSLELTSQVCNNSKYSQLWLNVIDSVTSGSQIHECLRKSQLIPATIIQMIAAGEETGRLDDVLEKVSSHYEHDVDLSIKTTTSLIEPIMIAVMGVVVGGIALALLMPIFSLSRNV comes from the coding sequence ATGCAAACCTTCGCCTACCAAGCCAAAGATAAACTCGGCAACTTGCACGACAGCTCGATCGACGCTGACAGCATCGATGAAGCCCGCGCCGTGCTGGCCAGCGATGGATTGCAGGTAATCTCTCTGGAAGAAGAGGGGGGCGGACTGAGTCTATCGCTGGGTGGCAATCGCATCTCGCGTAACGACATCATCTATATGACCAGTCAGTTGTCGGTGATGATCGAAACGGGCATCAACCTCTCAACCGCCTTGTCCGGAATCGCCTCGCAGGAAAAGAACGAAGCGCTCAAGAAGCTAATCCTCGACGTGAAAAAAGAAGTGGAGGGTGGTGAAGACTTCTCGACCGTGCTGGCACGTTACCCAAAGTACTTCGACCAGACCTACGTCGCCTTGATCCGGGCTAGTGAACAAACTGGCATGATGGGCGAGATGCTCGAGAAGATCGCGCTCTATCTCCGCAAAGAAGCTGAAACCCGTGGCAAGATCCGCGCGGCACTTGCTTACCCTTGCGTGATGATCGTGCTGGCATGCAGCGTGACCGTCTTTCTGCTGACGTTCGTGCTGCCGAAGTTCGAGCCGCTCTTCAACCGCAAAGGGGTGAAGCTTCCTGGCCCGACGATCTTCATGATGGCCGCCTCGGACTTTCTGCTGAATTATTGGATGTACTGGTTGCCAACATTGATTGCCCTTGTTGTCGCTTTCCTGTTCTTCCGCCGCAGCGAAACAGGTCGAAAGTTTATCGACGGGGTGAAGCTGAACATTCCGATCATTGGTCCGATGATCCGCAAGGTGACCATCGCGCGAAGTCTCAACACGTTGGGAACCCTCGTTCGCAGCGATGTGCCGATGCTGCAGTCGTTGGAACTGACGTCGCAGGTCTGTAACAACTCGAAGTACTCGCAACTATGGCTGAACGTGATCGATTCCGTCACGTCAGGCAGCCAGATCCATGAATGCTTGCGAAAGAGTCAGCTCATTCCGGCGACCATCATTCAGATGATTGCCGCCGGCGAAGAAACCGGGCGACTGGACGACGTGCTGGAAAAAGTAAGCTCTCACTACGAGCACGACGTCGATCTCTCGATCAAGACCACTACCAGCCTGATCGAACCGATCATGATCGCCGTGATGGGGGTCGTGGTGGGCGGGATCGCGCTGGCACTGCTGATGCCGATCTTCTCGCTCAGCCGGAACGTCTAA
- a CDS encoding PQQ-binding-like beta-propeller repeat protein has translation MKMIPPTLFLLFTIIAAPALAENWPSWRGPENQGISSETNVPVEWGTEKNIAWRLPLPGAAGSTPVVWGDNIFLTSVAENDLVLLCISTEGEEKWRRKLGSGNRDVRGDEGNSAAPSPSTDGEHVWAFFANGSLGCFDLEGNEIWQIDVQEKYGKFDIQFGLTSTPVLHGDKIYLQLIHSGGAKVVALDKATGKEAWAVSRPSDARQECEHSYASPIVYDGKEAKFLLTHGADYSIAYDLESGKELWRVGGLHPPGRYDVTLRFVSSPVAKDGMVIVPSAKRGITVAVKTTGEGNITEKKDNYFWTHEVTPDVPSPLIVGDYVYLCRENGNLIVLERETGKQLYEERTNRIRHRSSPVFADGKLYLTGRDGVVTVVQAGPEFKILAQNEIGEAIAASPVFSNGRIYLRTFDALWAIGSE, from the coding sequence ATGAAAATGATCCCGCCCACGTTGTTTCTTCTCTTCACCATCATCGCTGCTCCAGCCTTGGCCGAAAACTGGCCATCGTGGCGAGGCCCTGAAAATCAAGGCATCAGTTCCGAAACGAATGTCCCGGTCGAGTGGGGCACTGAAAAGAACATTGCCTGGCGATTGCCTTTGCCGGGTGCCGCCGGCTCGACCCCGGTCGTCTGGGGAGACAACATCTTCCTGACTTCAGTCGCCGAGAACGATCTGGTGCTGCTCTGCATCTCGACCGAAGGGGAAGAGAAGTGGCGTCGTAAGCTGGGTAGCGGAAACCGCGATGTCCGCGGCGACGAAGGCAACTCGGCTGCTCCGTCTCCTTCGACCGACGGCGAGCATGTGTGGGCGTTTTTCGCGAATGGTTCGCTCGGCTGCTTCGACTTGGAAGGGAACGAGATCTGGCAGATCGATGTTCAAGAGAAGTATGGCAAGTTCGATATCCAGTTCGGCCTGACTAGCACGCCAGTACTGCATGGTGACAAAATCTACTTGCAGTTGATCCACAGTGGCGGAGCCAAGGTGGTCGCACTTGACAAAGCAACCGGCAAAGAAGCCTGGGCAGTCAGCCGTCCGAGCGATGCCCGGCAAGAGTGCGAGCACAGCTATGCTTCGCCGATTGTTTACGACGGCAAAGAAGCGAAGTTCCTGCTGACGCATGGTGCCGACTATTCGATCGCCTATGACCTGGAAAGCGGCAAGGAACTGTGGCGAGTCGGCGGACTGCATCCTCCTGGTCGCTACGACGTGACGCTTCGCTTTGTTTCGTCCCCCGTCGCGAAAGATGGCATGGTGATCGTCCCTTCCGCCAAACGAGGGATCACCGTCGCCGTAAAAACAACCGGCGAAGGCAACATCACCGAGAAGAAGGACAACTACTTCTGGACCCATGAAGTAACCCCAGACGTGCCATCGCCACTGATCGTGGGAGATTACGTCTATCTTTGCCGAGAGAATGGCAACCTGATCGTTCTGGAGCGCGAGACCGGCAAGCAGTTGTACGAAGAGCGTACCAACCGTATCCGTCACCGTTCTTCGCCGGTCTTTGCGGATGGCAAGCTCTATTTAACCGGTCGCGACGGGGTTGTCACCGTGGTGCAAGCAGGCCCAGAATTCAAGATCTTAGCCCAGAACGAGATCGGCGAAGCGATTGCGGCTTCCCCGGTCTTCAGCAATGGTCGAATCTACCTGCGAACCTTCGATGCCCTGTGGGCGATCGGAAGCGAGTAG
- a CDS encoding AAA family ATPase produces the protein MAGSELKTGLLAALLADDGFRPEEPKTLEDTQLSQTLVESIILKLYLNIGSMSGRKTAEHICLPFGVVEGILTSLRTRQLITHCGSAPLNDYTYTLTDQGRSRGQTYMQSCAYFGPAPVSLDDYITSVEAQSVRNETPREEDLQRAFEGLSVEPGLFDRLGPAVNSGAGLFLYGAPGNGKTTLAKRITACYGQEIWIPRTIVEDGQFIKLYDSAFHEAVDVEENSIIKADNFDHRWVKIRRPTVVVGGELTMDSLEIRFDPINNICEAPLQMKSNCGSLLIDDFGRQRMQPQELLNRWIVPLENRVDYLALPNGKKIQVPFEQLIIFSTNLEPSDLTDDAFLRRIPYKIEVEDASQEEFHKLFEIFSRQFNCRYDEDSIKHLIDNHYVPTNRPLRRCQPRDLLTQIRNYCVYKGFPMEMRPEYFDLVVGSYFTVVAGND, from the coding sequence ATGGCTGGTAGCGAACTGAAAACAGGCCTTTTGGCAGCTTTGCTAGCAGATGATGGCTTCCGTCCTGAGGAACCAAAAACTCTAGAGGACACTCAGTTATCGCAAACCTTAGTCGAATCGATCATCCTGAAGCTCTATCTGAACATCGGTTCGATGAGTGGACGCAAGACGGCCGAACACATCTGTTTGCCGTTTGGTGTGGTCGAAGGAATCCTCACTTCGCTACGTACCCGCCAGTTGATTACCCACTGTGGTTCCGCACCGCTGAACGACTACACCTATACCTTGACCGACCAGGGGCGGAGCCGCGGCCAGACCTACATGCAGTCGTGTGCCTACTTCGGACCAGCGCCGGTATCGTTGGACGATTACATCACCTCGGTCGAAGCCCAGTCGGTACGTAACGAAACGCCTCGGGAAGAAGACCTGCAGCGAGCATTCGAAGGGCTCTCGGTTGAACCAGGGCTCTTTGATCGTTTAGGACCTGCGGTGAATTCAGGCGCAGGCCTGTTTCTGTACGGAGCCCCCGGCAATGGCAAGACGACGCTGGCTAAGCGTATTACCGCTTGTTATGGCCAGGAAATCTGGATCCCACGCACGATCGTCGAAGATGGGCAGTTCATTAAGTTGTACGACTCTGCCTTCCACGAAGCGGTCGACGTCGAAGAAAATAGCATCATCAAGGCCGATAACTTTGACCATCGCTGGGTGAAGATTCGCCGGCCAACCGTCGTGGTGGGTGGTGAACTAACGATGGACAGCCTGGAAATTCGTTTCGATCCAATCAACAACATCTGTGAAGCACCGCTACAGATGAAGAGCAATTGCGGCAGCCTGCTGATCGACGACTTTGGTCGTCAACGAATGCAGCCCCAGGAATTGCTCAACCGCTGGATCGTCCCTCTCGAGAATCGTGTCGACTACCTGGCTCTGCCCAACGGCAAGAAAATTCAGGTCCCGTTCGAGCAGTTGATTATTTTCTCGACGAACCTCGAGCCATCCGACCTGACGGACGACGCGTTTTTGCGTCGTATTCCTTACAAAATCGAAGTGGAAGACGCCTCGCAAGAGGAGTTCCACAAGCTGTTCGAGATCTTCTCGCGGCAGTTCAATTGCCGCTATGACGAAGACTCGATCAAGCATCTGATCGACAACCATTATGTTCCAACGAATCGGCCGCTGCGTCGTTGCCAGCCACGCGACTTGCTGACGCAGATTCGCAACTACTGCGTTTACAAAGGCTTCCCGATGGAAATGCGGCCGGAGTACTTCGACCTGGTGGTCGGAAGCTACTTCACCGTGGTTGCCGGTAACGACTAG
- a CDS encoding AarF/ABC1/UbiB kinase family protein: MRLTNIPQLYRNVNRWTEILSVLSRYGLADWIQRFQLDFAKGFLKDKDGEVLARYTREARIRMALEDLGPTFIKLGQILSTRPDIVGVDLADELKRLQADVPADPPEQVRKLIEAELGQPIEQLFSTFEDKALASASIGQVHLARLFTGEKVVVKVQHHGIEKTVTEDLEILAGLAALAENVPEFRDYHPKATVAEFQRALRRELDFGREERNILQFEAAFEHNETVRIPKVYPDLCTPRVLTMEYIEGIKLAETDKMLASGIDQSEVARRGAELYMHMIFDTGFYHADPHPGNLILLPGDVIGLIDFGMVGRIDDRLREDIEDLLMGITSRDADLLTATIMRIGSTPPDLDERALRRDANDYVSDFANQQLDGLNFADAVNEMFKIVRNYRIQLPPQVTMLLKTMMMLDGTGRMLNPQFSLGELFQKHRRRIMMKRFSPSRRLRKLWRMYNELERLAEVMPRRISEILELVRVGKFDIHLDHRRLEPSVNRMVMGIMTAALFMGSSQMLSSDVPPLLFKEETFLQMKNISIPGAVGLVISFALGFRLVMAINRSGKLDRE; this comes from the coding sequence ATGAGACTGACCAACATTCCCCAGCTTTATCGCAATGTAAATCGCTGGACCGAGATACTCTCGGTGCTCAGCCGGTATGGGCTGGCGGATTGGATTCAACGTTTTCAACTCGATTTCGCCAAAGGGTTCCTGAAGGATAAAGATGGCGAAGTGCTGGCACGCTACACGCGCGAAGCACGCATTCGGATGGCACTCGAGGACCTCGGTCCGACGTTCATCAAGCTTGGCCAGATCCTGAGTACCCGGCCCGATATTGTCGGCGTCGACCTGGCGGACGAACTGAAGCGCCTACAAGCCGATGTCCCGGCCGATCCGCCGGAGCAAGTTCGCAAGCTGATCGAAGCCGAACTGGGGCAGCCGATCGAGCAGTTGTTTTCGACCTTTGAAGACAAAGCTTTGGCTTCTGCGTCGATTGGACAGGTTCACCTCGCCAGGCTCTTCACCGGCGAGAAGGTAGTCGTGAAGGTGCAGCACCACGGGATCGAGAAGACCGTGACCGAAGACCTGGAGATCCTGGCCGGCCTGGCGGCACTCGCCGAGAACGTTCCGGAATTCCGCGATTATCACCCCAAGGCAACTGTGGCCGAGTTTCAGCGAGCCCTTCGCCGCGAACTCGACTTCGGCCGCGAAGAACGAAACATTCTGCAGTTTGAAGCCGCCTTCGAGCATAACGAAACGGTACGCATCCCCAAGGTCTACCCTGACCTCTGTACGCCGCGTGTCTTGACGATGGAATACATCGAAGGCATCAAGCTGGCTGAAACCGACAAGATGCTGGCATCCGGGATCGACCAGAGCGAAGTGGCCCGGCGCGGTGCTGAACTGTACATGCATATGATCTTTGACACCGGCTTCTATCATGCCGATCCGCACCCTGGCAACTTGATTCTGCTGCCAGGCGATGTGATCGGGCTGATTGATTTCGGCATGGTGGGCCGCATCGACGACCGCTTGCGGGAAGATATCGAAGACCTGCTGATGGGGATTACCAGTCGCGACGCCGACCTGCTGACCGCGACGATCATGCGGATCGGCAGCACGCCGCCAGACCTGGACGAACGAGCCTTGCGCCGCGATGCGAACGACTACGTTTCCGACTTCGCCAATCAGCAACTCGACGGCTTGAACTTCGCCGATGCCGTCAACGAGATGTTCAAGATCGTGCGGAACTATCGGATTCAGTTGCCGCCCCAGGTCACCATGTTGCTGAAAACGATGATGATGCTGGACGGCACCGGGCGGATGCTCAATCCGCAGTTCAGCTTGGGCGAGCTATTTCAGAAGCATCGTCGCCGCATCATGATGAAGCGTTTCTCGCCATCACGCCGGCTGCGAAAGCTGTGGCGGATGTACAACGAGCTGGAACGTCTGGCTGAAGTGATGCCGCGGCGAATCAGCGAAATCTTAGAGCTGGTACGGGTCGGCAAGTTCGACATTCACCTCGATCACCGACGTCTCGAACCGTCGGTCAACCGAATGGTGATGGGAATCATGACGGCCGCGCTGTTCATGGGCTCGTCGCAGATGCTCAGTTCGGATGTCCCTCCCCTGCTCTTCAAGGAAGAAACGTTCCTGCAGATGAAGAACATTTCGATTCCCGGAGCGGTGGGACTTGTGATCAGCTTTGCCCTCGGATTTCGCCTGGTGATGGCGATCAATCGTTCCGGGAAGCTTGATCGAGAATAG
- a CDS encoding ATPase, T2SS/T4P/T4SS family, producing MMNTTTSAPPRLGNLLIRRGYVTIEQLEQALAYQKVKGRGKLLGEILVELDFCSEDHVIECLATEYGVPHARLEARLYDPKVVDLLPREYIEKHGIFPLFKIRGVLSVAIAELSNLFLIEEIKNQTGLQVQIVAASTKDIRRMISQLPDSRVFVIDDIIEDSNETEVTLIEDAIEDIGDVEEIAGQSPVIRLVNYIVYNAVKEGASDIHIEPAERCMRVRYRIDGRLHKSLEVPIHLLNAVSSRIKIMAGLDISERRLPQDGRVNVMLDSRKIDLRVSTFPGNRGEKTVIRVLDTKKVTLVLKNLGFAEDILTRLTANVHAPNGIVLVTGPTGSGKSTTLYAALNEIATMENNVCTVEDPIEYHLPLINQFQVQERVGLTFSVALRTLLRQDPDVIMVGEIRDEETGRTAIQAALTGHLVLSTLHTNNALSAVTRLVNMGVEPYLIGAALNMVLAQRLVRRICPKCSEAYEPDRNLRRALERMGYDIDSFRRGVGCRACRNTGYSGRIGVHELLTISDELRDAIVNGASLADMRKIATANNSMIGMQLDGYRKVKEGITTIEEVIHATGDIVY from the coding sequence ATGATGAATACCACGACGAGTGCTCCGCCACGACTGGGCAATTTGCTCATTCGCCGCGGCTACGTCACCATCGAACAGTTGGAGCAAGCCCTCGCTTATCAGAAAGTGAAGGGACGCGGCAAGCTGCTGGGCGAAATCCTGGTAGAGCTCGACTTCTGCTCGGAAGATCACGTCATCGAGTGTCTGGCGACCGAGTATGGCGTGCCACATGCCCGCCTCGAAGCTCGCTTGTACGATCCGAAAGTGGTCGACCTGCTTCCTCGCGAATACATCGAGAAGCATGGCATCTTCCCGCTGTTCAAGATTCGCGGTGTGCTGAGTGTCGCCATCGCGGAACTCTCGAACCTCTTCTTGATCGAAGAAATTAAAAACCAAACCGGTCTGCAGGTGCAGATCGTGGCGGCGTCGACCAAAGACATTCGCCGGATGATCTCGCAGTTGCCTGACTCGCGAGTGTTCGTCATCGACGACATCATCGAGGACAGCAACGAAACCGAAGTCACGCTGATCGAAGATGCGATCGAAGACATCGGCGACGTCGAAGAAATCGCCGGCCAGTCGCCGGTGATCCGCCTGGTGAACTACATCGTCTACAATGCGGTGAAAGAAGGAGCGAGCGATATTCATATCGAGCCGGCCGAACGCTGCATGCGGGTTCGTTACCGTATCGATGGTCGCTTGCACAAATCGCTCGAAGTTCCGATCCATCTTTTGAACGCGGTCAGCAGCCGTATCAAGATTATGGCTGGTCTCGACATCAGCGAACGTCGCTTGCCACAAGATGGCCGCGTGAACGTGATGCTCGATTCTCGCAAGATCGACCTTCGTGTGAGTACCTTCCCTGGCAATCGTGGCGAGAAGACGGTGATTCGTGTTCTCGATACCAAGAAGGTCACGCTCGTCCTGAAGAACCTCGGCTTCGCCGAAGACATTCTTACTCGGTTGACGGCCAACGTGCATGCCCCCAACGGCATCGTCCTGGTGACTGGGCCAACCGGTAGCGGTAAGTCGACGACGCTCTACGCGGCGCTCAACGAGATCGCCACGATGGAAAATAACGTCTGCACGGTCGAAGACCCGATCGAATACCACTTGCCGTTGATCAATCAGTTTCAAGTCCAAGAGCGTGTCGGATTGACGTTCTCGGTCGCTTTGCGAACCCTCCTTCGTCAAGACCCTGACGTGATCATGGTGGGTGAAATTCGTGACGAAGAAACGGGACGCACCGCGATTCAGGCTGCACTTACCGGTCACCTTGTGCTCAGCACGCTTCACACGAACAACGCGTTGTCCGCCGTCACACGACTGGTCAACATGGGGGTCGAACCTTACTTGATCGGGGCCGCCCTCAACATGGTGCTGGCCCAGCGACTGGTTCGCCGTATCTGCCCTAAGTGCAGCGAAGCTTACGAACCAGATCGCAACTTGCGTCGCGCCTTGGAACGTATGGGCTACGACATCGACTCGTTCCGCCGCGGTGTCGGGTGCCGGGCATGCCGCAACACTGGTTACAGCGGGCGTATCGGTGTTCACGAACTGCTTACCATTTCGGACGAACTGCGCGATGCCATCGTCAATGGAGCCTCGCTGGCCGACATGCGTAAGATCGCGACCGCGAACAACTCGATGATCGGGATGCAACTGGATGGCTACCGCAAAGTGAAAGAAGGAATCACCACGATTGAAGAAGTGATCCACGCGACGGGAGATATCGTTTACTAA
- a CDS encoding response regulator has product MATKVLIADDEMHILRAAEFKLKRSGFEVTCVEDGQEAWEAIQVERPDILITDFHMPRMDGLMLCRTVRSNESTATLPIIMLTAKGFDLSGDDGTSELGIAAVLAKPFSPRGLVQCIQEVLETGTYVPNVATF; this is encoded by the coding sequence ATGGCAACGAAAGTTCTGATTGCCGACGACGAAATGCATATTTTGCGAGCCGCCGAGTTCAAACTGAAACGAAGTGGCTTTGAAGTGACCTGTGTCGAAGACGGCCAGGAAGCCTGGGAAGCGATCCAGGTCGAACGCCCTGACATCCTGATTACCGACTTCCACATGCCACGCATGGATGGCTTGATGCTGTGCCGTACGGTTCGCTCCAACGAATCGACCGCCACGCTGCCGATCATCATGCTAACCGCCAAAGGCTTTGACCTTTCCGGAGACGATGGCACGTCGGAACTCGGCATCGCGGCAGTGCTGGCCAAGCCGTTCAGCCCACGCGGCCTGGTGCAGTGCATTCAAGAGGTGCTGGAAACCGGCACGTACGTTCCTAACGTCGCGACCTTTTAG
- a CDS encoding STAS domain-containing protein, translating into MNLSTEIFGAVMVIHTPEELGEDQADSVRDFLQTRERNKLILDLDGTETIDSVGLETLLDVQDLMRERGGDLRIATTNHANRKILEITRLDSMLEVFDSVIDAVKSYA; encoded by the coding sequence ATGAACCTGTCGACTGAAATCTTTGGTGCCGTCATGGTGATCCACACTCCGGAAGAACTCGGAGAGGATCAGGCAGACAGCGTGCGCGACTTCCTGCAGACACGAGAACGCAATAAGCTGATTCTCGATCTCGACGGAACCGAAACGATCGACAGCGTGGGCCTGGAGACGCTGCTGGACGTCCAGGACCTCATGCGTGAACGAGGTGGTGACTTGCGGATTGCCACCACCAACCATGCCAACCGTAAGATCCTGGAAATCACTCGCCTCGATTCGATGCTCGAAGTATTCGATAGCGTCATCGATGCGGTGAAGAGCTACGCCTGA
- a CDS encoding methyltransferase domain-containing protein, giving the protein MSSPEVLGQFIPLHYHYDMLRDNYRMTSFQQAIAATVQPGMTVVDLGGGTGVLSYFAAMQGAHVYYVERNPELVEVAKRFLTMNKVSDRVTIVHEDAAQFVPPVPVDVVTCEMLHVGLVREKQTLVIEQFKQNYVQAHGTKLPRFIPEASLLAIQPVMQAYEFAGFHAPVPLFQPPVATVDGTTELGLPAIYSTIVYDEAYPRSVDWKGVLTMQSAGTLNGWRVVTKNVLAVLVEEQSEICWHNQYLVVPIAQPLEVNVGDRIEVALNYEFCTELSHIWDGISQRVCPNSLTKRLAA; this is encoded by the coding sequence GTGAGCTCTCCTGAAGTCCTAGGCCAGTTTATTCCGCTGCACTATCACTACGACATGCTCCGCGACAACTACCGGATGACGTCGTTTCAGCAGGCGATCGCCGCGACCGTTCAACCAGGCATGACCGTCGTCGACCTGGGTGGTGGCACCGGGGTGCTTTCGTATTTCGCTGCCATGCAGGGAGCCCACGTCTATTACGTCGAACGCAATCCCGAACTGGTCGAAGTCGCCAAACGCTTTCTGACCATGAACAAAGTCAGCGATCGCGTAACCATCGTGCACGAAGACGCCGCACAGTTTGTACCGCCGGTCCCCGTCGATGTGGTGACCTGCGAGATGCTGCACGTGGGGCTCGTGCGGGAAAAACAGACGCTGGTGATCGAGCAGTTCAAACAGAACTACGTTCAGGCTCATGGCACGAAGTTGCCTCGCTTCATCCCGGAAGCTTCGCTACTGGCCATCCAACCGGTGATGCAAGCATACGAATTCGCAGGCTTCCACGCTCCGGTTCCTTTGTTTCAGCCACCGGTCGCAACCGTTGATGGAACGACCGAGCTTGGTCTGCCGGCGATCTATTCGACCATCGTCTACGACGAAGCCTACCCTCGTAGCGTCGACTGGAAGGGTGTGCTGACCATGCAATCTGCCGGGACGCTAAACGGCTGGCGCGTCGTCACCAAGAACGTGCTGGCCGTGCTGGTCGAAGAGCAATCCGAAATCTGCTGGCACAATCAGTACCTGGTGGTCCCCATCGCCCAGCCGCTGGAAGTCAACGTCGGCGATCGGATTGAAGTCGCCCTGAACTACGAATTTTGCACAGAACTCTCCCACATTTGGGATGGTATCTCGCAGCGAGTCTGCCCGAATTCGCTCACAAAACGCCTGGCTGCCTAG